The genomic segment CTGCCAATTTATTAGAGCAAGCTGGAGAAAGTAAATCAATCACAATGTTTTCTAATCATGAAGGAAGACCTTTAATTAAGGAAGTCGGCTTCATTTATGATTCAACCGTCATCACAAGTTACTCAAAAATTAATTAAAAGATGAAACACTTTCTTTCTCTTGTTGTATTTGCTCTATTTATGAGTGGCTGTACCAAGAACACATCTCCAGTCAGTTCCTTAAAAACAAATGTAATCTCTGAAACTCAAAGGCAAAGAAATCTTTGCCTAGATTGGTATGCCTACAGAATTGAAACGGAAAAAGCAATCTCAGACCTAAATCTCAAGACAGAAAAAGAATCTGATTTAATGGTTTATTGTGAGTTTTTTAAAAATGTAGCTGATACGAATTAATTTGTAAAACGGATTGTATTGGCCATCTACTTTTATGTCTTGCAACTTTCTCATCGACATAACTGAATCAACAATATTACACTCCCAATTTTTTAAGTCTTATCTACTGGTTCAAAATAAAATTTTCAGCATTAAAGCTACGGATCTATGCTAGAAATATAAATGAAAGAATCATCAAATTAAAAGACTTAACTAACCACCAATAGGTCTGAATGAGCAGTACTGAAGCTATGCCGAAAACAAGAACTTTTTCTGAGTTTGCGAAACAGGCTGACTACTCACTCATGGATTCACTCAAAGCTGACCCTCAGGCAACTGACGATGGTGACGACCACCTAACACGAGAAGTCTTTTCTGGTCACTATGTACCTGTCACTCCAACAGCGATTTCAAAGCCGGAATATGTCACGCACAGTAAAACATTATTTAACGAATTAGGCCTGAGTCAAGAACTTGCTCTAGATGAACTTTTTCGTCGTCTATTTTCAGGCGATATAAGCGTTGCAACAGCACCCATGCGACCAGTTGGTTGGGCTACTGGTTACGCACTATCGATCTATGGAACTGAATATACTCAGCAGTGTCCATTTGGGACAGGTAACGGCTATGGAGATGGTAGAGCAATTTCAGTATTTGAAGGTCTATTTAATGGCAAAAGATGGGAGATGCAACTTAAGGGAGGAGGGCCTACACCATACTGCAGAGGAGCTGACGGACGAGCAGTGCTACGTTCAAGTGTTCGTGAGTTTTTGGCGCAGGATTATATGCAGTCACTTGGAGTACCAACATCACGATCTCTCACACTATATGCCTCTAGATCTGAAACAGTACGCAGACCTTGGTATACAAAAGACTCAAATTCAATCAATCCAGACATATTGGTAGAGACCCCAGCCGCAATCTCAACACGAGTTGCACCATCATTCTTACGGGTTGGTCAGATAGAACTCTTTGCACGTCGAGTACGCAACAATGAGCATCAAGATGCAATGAAAGAGCTCGAGATGATTGTGAAGCACTTAATCGTAAGAAATTATAAGAAAGAAATTGATCCGACCCTTAGCTTTAGCAATCAAGTCGTTGAGCTCGCAAATTCATTCCGAGAACGACTCACATCATTAGTAGCCAATTGGATGCGGATCGGCTATTGCCAAGGTAATTTCAACAGTGACAACTGTGCTGCAGGTGGTTTCACCCTCGATTACGGTCCATTTGGATTTTGCGAACTCTTCGATCCGAGATTCCAACCTTGGACAGGAGGTGGTGAACATTTTGCATTCTTTAACCAACAAGTTGCTGCCGAAGCAAATTATCAAATGTTTTGGGGGGCTCTTCGACCTCTGCTTAATGGCAACGCAGAGTCACTGGAAAGGCTCGATAGTATCCGTGATGGATTTACTACAGTCATGAATCAAAAAATGGAAAACATGTGGGCAAAGAAACTAGGCCTAGTCACCTATGACGCACCTTTAGTAAACGAAATGCTACGGCTCATGGTTCACACAAAGGTGGACTACACAATCTTTTTCCGAAAACTTTCAAGTATTCCAAACAAACTTACGGACTTAAAAGATAGTTTCTATCTACCAATTTCAGAAGAGACTGAGAGCAAGTGGATCAGTTGGCTACAAAGATGGCGGGAGCAAGTAATAAGCAAAGGTGATCAAAATGAAATTTCGGCAAAGATGAAAAGCATTAATCCTAAATACACTTGGCGGGAATGGCTCATTACACCAGCATACGAAAAGGCAGAGGAAGGCGATTATGGCCTCATAAAAGAGCTTCAAGCTGTTTTAGATGAACCTTACGAGGAGCAATCATTAGAAATACAGAAAAAATATGACAGACTTAAGCCCAAGAAATTCTTTGGAGCTGGGGGGGTTTCCCATTACAGCTGTTCATCATGAAATAAAACCAAAATTCAAATTCTACGTAGCAAGGGTTGTGAATTAAAAAAAAAGCTTAATTATCCTCAATAGGAAAAGCAAGCATAAAAAGATTCTTTTGATGGCTTTTTTATATAGGTAACCGAACAAAACAAGCTCTCGCTAAATAAATAATTGAAACATCATTAATTGATTGAGTCAAAACTATGTCTGAAGAAACAAAGTCTAAAATCAGAATTTTTCTTCCATTTAGTTGGTTCATCCCAGCTCTTATTTCTTTTGGAGTGATCAATTTTCATCAAATCTCAGCTGGCATCTCACCAATATCCATTTAGTACTATGTCATCACACATCCCTGAGTTCTATGAATCAATAGTTGAGGCTTCAAACAGAGGAGAGTTGTGGGGACTTGATCAATTTTCCAATAACACTAATCAACTTGAGATCAACTTCGATCCTACTGTTTATAAATGATGCAAGACTTCGATAAAATAAATCCTCTAAACCAGAAAGATAGAGAATTACTTTCTGATTTAAAATCTACCTTTGACCTTGGGACACAGACAATTATCGGCCAGGATGAAGATGAGATAATTGATGACCTTATTGATTTAATGGCAGAAAAAACTGAAGAACAATAATTAACCTTGAACTCTAATTTATTTCTTTGAATTTAGGTAATTGAAATTGTAAGTATGACTAAAATACAAATAATTAAATGATACTTCCGAAAGTCAAAAAGCAATCATTTAGCTATTAATTTTATTCCAAATAATTTCGGCATCTCTGAGGATATAGATAGCCTCTTTTCTACCAACGGCTTTTTCTGCATCATTCATTAACTTAATGTACCTCTCTCTCAATGCCTGCTTTTCCATGACAACTTTGGTAAACATATGAAGCTTTTCATGTTGATCGTCTACTTTGCTATTGACTACATTCTTTATGAAGCCATGTGGGGACCTAGCTTTTACCCGAACATTGTGTCTACTCATTTAACTAAATCTTGGTTACTGATTTATCAATAATTATTCTGCGAAGGGATATTATCAACCGCGTGTAGGGTTAACCTCCAATATTGTTCACATTAGAAGCTTTACTTACTTCGATTCCATAGTCTTTGGCAAGTTCAATCAACTCTTGCATTGATAAATCAACGAGATAGCTACGAATACATTGATAAGCATTAAAACTTTCAATACTTCTTCTCTCATTAAACATTGCACGAGAAATTCTTAAGGCTAAGGCTTCTTTAGTGAAGAGTGCACAAAACAACTATTTAGATATTATTCAAATTCAGGATATGTTCGTGTACAAATTATATTAAAAAAATCAAAAAACAAGACCAACATAGTCCTGCTCAAAGTCACACTCTCAAAATTGACCTTTTAATATTTTGATTTAGATGAATTAACGATGGTAGAAGCAAAGAGAAACAAAAAACTTGGATTCATCCCAAAGACCTCCAAGACTTCAGAAAAGAAGGAGTTAATCAAAGAACCAAAAGGAAGGCTTATCTCATGGTCTCCTTGGCCTCCTGCTAATTTTAAAACTCGTTACCCAGCATTCCCTTTAGTTACGACTGTTTTGATTTTAATAATTTTACGCTGGTTAACATTGGCTAATTAAATTAATTAATTAATAGCACAAGTGAAATGTTATATAAGGAATGTAGGTAATTCAAAAGTGAAAATAAGGTATTTCTCTAGGAGGAGCAGAACGCATAGAACAGATACCAAATTGCAAACATTCCATCACATCATCATCATATTTTGGCTTGTAATTAGAGAACAACTCAGACATTTCATTCTTCTGGGTAGGAACTCCAGAAAAATTATCAAACAATTGCTTTGAAAATGGCATAGTTAGAGATCTAAATAACCTTTTTAATTTCTACTCATTTTGGTTAAATAAATCTATGGGGAGGAACACTCAAGTATTTATACAGTCAAGGAAAGCTACTTCAATATATGTAGGTCAATTTTCTAGCGCTTTGCTTAAAATACAAATGTTTTATTAATGCGAAGTAATTTTTTCTCCACGCTCTACTCTATCTATCTCAATGTACAAACAATTAAACTATTTTGATTTTTCTCTTTGAGTAAAACCATCAGGAGATTGAAGATATGAAGTTTGGCCTAAATAGGGATCTTCACCAAAAAGATCATTCATCTGCATTTCTGTCATTTGGCTAGGAGCTTGAACAATTTCACTTGAATCTGACTCTTTAAGCGATAAATCTATTTCAACTGCATTAAGAGCAACAGGACAGACAATCAAAAGAAGACCAAGAGAGAAAGAAACAATTCTGAATAGCAATGAGTCATTCATTCTCATGAACTTACCTATCGGAAGAATCGGAACTATCAACTTGCTCAATAGTCTCATCTTGACTTGCTTTATTCTTATTTGATAGAGAGCATCCACCTTCACCCCATGCCAAAACAGGAGCTGTCGTAAAAGAAAAGGCTAGTATTAAAGGAAGAATTTTATTCATAAGTACAAATAAGAAACAAATCAATATTAAACCCTTTTCAGAAAGTCCGTTTAACTAAGTTAATTCATATCCATTTCCATTTCATTCATAGGAACCTCACTCTGATCATTATCTAATGGTCCTTCACTAATTTCAGGCAAATTTTCTTCGATTACTTCAGGTAAAGATGGTTCAATAACTATCCCAAGAGGATTATCACCATTGTCTTCTAGAATTGAGGGCTCATCTAATAGTGACTTGTCTTCTTGATCAATCAGTAATTCTGATTCTGTTAAAAGATTATTATCTTCGCTCGCTATTCTTTCACTATTATCCTTTATTAGTAATTTCGAAAGATCAACAACGTTTATGATTACCGACTTCTGACCTTCATACATATCTTGTATCAAATTAATTATTTCCCCAGATTTTGTGGGTTGGGAAATAAATGCAAAACAAGTCCAGCCAGCCAGAATAATTGAGATTAAGACAATAGAAATAAAAGCAGAATACATCGCTCTTATTATTGTTTTGATCATTCGGGAACTTTAGATATTGTTAAATCTAGGCACGTCATTTAATACTTAAAACGGCCTCTTCACACCCTGTAAAGGCGTATAAATACTTTGCGGTTTACTCTCTAGTTTTTGACACCTGATTAGAGTAGAAATGTAAAGAGTAATTAAGGAGTTTAATTATGTCTTTTAATCCATTCAAACCTGTAATTCACAACATCCAAGCAATATTCAACAGTAATCTTCAAACTGAAAAACAACGAAAGGACGATGAACAGGAATGTTTACAGTTTGGGATTTGTGCTGTTCAAGCCCAATCACCTAGACCAGAAGAGTTGTATTTTGGATAAAAATAAATCCAGCATCATGCGACTTCAGGAATATTTTCAATAAATTCATCTAATTCATGAAATTTTCGTTCTAAATAAATGATCTTTTTGGTTTCAGTCATTTCATCAGAATAAAATTTTACTGGCAAATGAGAAAGCAGGGTATCACCGCTCATCAATCAATTTCAACTTAATTTTCAATCTATTAAACCTAATAATCTAAAAAAGCCAATCCCTACAGCTATTAAAATGTTGTATGCCTAATTTAAAATCTTCAAATAATTTCAAGAAAAACAAGTTGCTCAAAATGTAAAAATCTTGATAGAAAAAACTATTGATTATTGAAACAGAATAAATACTTAAGTGTTTATTCTCTAGGTATCATTCACCCAATAGGAGTAGAAATAAAATGTGGATCTTCGAGCGTGCTTATGTCCTACGGAAATCGATTTGCTCAATTGTCTACAGAGGCTGCTGAAAATGCTGCTCGTCTTGTTCTTAGTCAACTATCTGAAAGACTCAGCTTTTCAAAACATCCATCAAATAACGATGAAGAAATGGAGTGTTTGCAATTTGGTATCTGTTCTTATCAAGTTCAACCACAAAGAGTAAATTTCTAGAGGTCATCAAATGAAATACACTGAACTACTTTTAATATTTTCGTCATTGTCATTGACGTTTTTAGGTTTCTCTTTTCTCGCTATTTAAGAAAGAAGAAACCTTATAAAATATTAGACTGACAATTCTATCGCTGAATAGATTAGTAAATCATTGATTATCAGAGTCCTCTAAAAGATCAGAATATTCTGAAAACTTTGCTATCGGCAACTCGGACGCGCTATTTGTTGATCTCACCAACAAAGCAGTTAATTCTGCTGTCCTTTTATTATTAGCAACATTGTTACCGTGAGCTGAAACTGCTGCTCCAGCCAAAAGGGCAGAGATTGGCTTCCACCAAGGTAAAGACTTTAAGTCATTCTTTTGAACTTCAGCCAAGAAGAACCCTAAACCAAACAAAATACCAAATACAGCTCCTGACCAATGGCATATTTCGGCGGAAATAGATGTGCTTTTTTCAGCAGCAATAATTTGGTCTTCCATCAGGTAAAATCGAAAGCTAAGATTGTGATTACTTATTCAATATAAAAGCACTTTTTAAATCTAATGAACATAAGTAATTAATCCGATACAAGTCAGCCGTGTAAAAAAGGATGAATAATATCTAATAAAAAACAAGCAAAGATATTCCTAAAAAAGAAAAAGACAATGAGAAAAAAATCAAAAGTAATTCAGTTGTTTTCATTACCACTCAGAATCTTCTAAAAGATTTGAATATTGTTCGTAGTTGAAGAAAATATCCTCTTCTAATACTTCTTCTAATGAGACCCTATTGAAGTAAGTCATTGCTAATTGTTTTGTTTAATTCTGTGGTACTTCAAACAAAAGTGTGCGTGAGTGATATTCGGTTTACATGGTTCGGTTCGATTTATTCATTGCTATACATTTTTACCTTCAGCCAGACCAAGAGATAGCTTTAATGAAGCTAATTAGCTTATAAACATGATTAGTGATCAGCTAACAATTTTTTATTAGATGTGTTGTAATGAATTTTTCTTAGTAGTTAATGCAACTTATTTAATTCATTGGCAATTTCCTGATCAAGAAGCACATAAGAAAGGGGCCGACGTCTTTGCTCAATATGTTGAAAGTGGTTGCGAATCAGACAAGTTTGAAGGTTTTGAGGTCATAAACAGAGTCGTAAATCCTGAAGAAGCTAGTGGATGGGCGATTGTCAAAGCATCCGACCAAAAAGCAGTTTGGAAATGGTGCCAGCCTTGGTGTAAAGGATTTGGGAATAATGTTGAGGTAATTCCTGTTCTTACTGATAGTGAACATCTTGCTGTTCATAAAGAGTTGGGTTAGCAATCAAAGTCTTAAAAGTTAGAGGGGTCTGCCCCCCTTGATAATTTGGAATGGAAGCAAAAAATTAAAAGATATTTCTCTCAAAAGCAATTATTAATGAACACAGAAAGGCTTAACTCAGATGAAACACCTTATCGCTAAGTACAAAAATCAAAAGACCTATGGAACTCATTGCAAGTAGAATCCCACCAAAAACAAGCGTATTGTTTTTTTCAGGTTGTTGTTCAAGAACTTTTTGAACATTTTTGGTATTTGTTTTTTTTGCCTTCTTTTTCTTACTCATCAGCTTTAGAGTTATTTTTTTGATGAACTGAAACTATATATAGACACAACTTTTCATAGCACCCACCATTTCTTCTAATACCAATATTATTTGAGAATTAATGGTTTTAGAAAAATACACTTCATTTGCCAACAATTTTGACTTGCCCCATTTTTAAACCAGTAATTTCAGATAAATCCTTTTTAAGCTTTTTGGAAGTTTTCCTTTTAAGCATTCTAAAATTCTGAGCAACGGTGCTTCCTTCAGAATTCTGACCAATGACTGAGAATAAGAAATTTTTACCTTTTCCTACTTGAGATCCTAGACGACCTCCTCCATAAACACCTCCAAGGAGAGCTGGTATACATAAAATTCCTGCACTTGCACCACATACTGCAATGCCCACAAATGCTCCTGTATAGGTCCCGCCAGCGGCACCTGCAACACCGAGGAGAAGATTATCTTCTTGTCGGACCGAGTACCACTGCGAAATATTATCTTTAGGGATAAAATCGGTTGGTCCTAAAAACCCCTCCTCTGAAAGAGTTATTTGACAATTAGAAACCTCAATACTTGAGTCGACATTACTTGCAGTGGATTGATCAATATCACATAAGGCCTTATATACTTCTGCCTTTGTAGCGACTGGAGACAATAATCCTACGATTAGCAGAGGAGAGAGTAACAGTTTCACCATTTATTACGTGAGTCGAAGTCACGATATTTTTTAGTTACTTTTTGATATTACCCAACGGATTTAATTCGACCACCTAAAACTCATAAAACTATCAAAGTAGTGTTTTCACACCCCCACTAGTTAATAAGAGGATTTATAACTATACTTAAGAGTTGTAATTAAGTTTTACTCCTTTCCATACACAAGAAAAGATATGGTTTAACTCAAATGCTTTCGAAAAACTCAAAAACTTTGTCTTACATACACTTAAATTTTCAATGTTTAAAATCTTTCGTACAAAATGGTTTAGATCCGCACCTGTTCTTGCAACACTATGGCTTTCAAGCACTGCTGTCATCCTTATTGGTGTAAATAGCTATTTTCCTGACTATTTATTTATGCCCATGAGTTGACGTAGTATTTGATCCTGAGCAAATACTTACACAATTTAAATTAACTTACGATTCACAAGTATATGGTGGTCAAAGTTTTTAGCAATTTTATTGGAGGAATTAGGACTTTCCCAATACCTTGCTGCGGATTCAAAAAAAATGACATATGTTAGTGACTGTGGTGACGTAGTTATTAATGATTCCAATCTCTATCAATAACTTTTGCTAAGCCGATATTTCAAATTTTATAATCTCATATAAATTTTGGCTGACCAACATAAATTAAAGATGCAAATCACACCTCTAGCATTGGCTTTCTCAGAGTGGGGAATTGGTAGATTCCCACTGGATTTAATTGTTTTCCTATCTGTAGTACTGATTTTTGCTTTGCCAGCGGGTATTAATCGAAAAAAGATTTTTGTTGAAGGTGATGCATTTACAACTAGGCTGAGAAACTAGAAAGAAAATGATAATTGACCTTAGAAATCAGCAAGAGATATCAAAAATATAGATAGTTGTCATTTAACAGAGAAACCCAACAGGAAAAAGTCGCAAGATAAAATCGTAAAACGATAAAATTCACCTGATTATGAATCTCTTGAATAGTCAGTGAAATGTTTTATTTTCTTCAACTCAGAGCACTTTTTTGGCTCATAGACGATGTCATTTTTAACTAATTAAGTTGGGTGAACAACTATGGTTAAAATGATTTCCATTTAGTTAGCCTGCTATAACAACTTAAAGGCAACATTCCTCTCAACATTGCTTAGGCGAGGTAGTGGCATCCCTAGTAGACATACATTCTACAAATTAAGATTTTGACTTTCCTAAAAGGGTGTATAGAACAAATAGGCCGGATTATTGATGATTGTTTTTATTGACCATGACAAATACATTTACCCCCCTTCCAAGCAGAGCATTTCTTCTTTTTGCATTTCTTCTTTTTCTTCTTATCTCCCATAAGAGTTGAAATTTATTATTTGATTTTAATAGATGGAAATTTGTCTACTTCGAGTACCAATTTTATCAGCAATAGGAAAAACACTGTAATAAATAAGTTGAATTCAATTTTTATTGGTTGTAATACTCAAACAATAAAAAATCAAAAAACAGTAACCTCAACAGCCACAAAAATAGACTATGTCTAATTTCTAAACATGTTTTTTGGATGATGTTTTGGCAAAACCTCCTTTTTTAATTGTCCTAAGAGGCAACATATGATCTGTCCTCCTTTTATCTCAGCCTTTATTTGAAAAAGTTCAATAGCCTTCTGCTAAGGCGAATTATTTCAAATTTTTCAAATCATAAAATCAAAAAATTCCAGAATGAAATCTGTCATTTTGTCTCACATTCCATATAAAAAAGAAGGTGAGATAAAAAGTTACTGGCTAGTGAAATAGCTGCAATGATTGGTGTTACGACATAAAAAGTTCATATTGTTACATTAAATACAATCAAATTTGATTCTTTGATACATCCTTCTATCCATCGACTTGATGATCATGACCAAAAAACTTACCTATCGGTACGCATTCACATTATTGAAAATGAAGAATGCTGAAGGCAGAAATGAATATATGGATTTAGCCAAAGAAGCCAATCTCATATGGCATCAAATAGTTAGCCAAAAATCTAAATACACGCCTCGAATTAACTGCAGAGCATAGTTAATTTATAAATTTTGTTTAATCAAGCGAAAGCAGGATTATTCTCAACAACATTATTCTTTGGATTTTTAATCAACTGAAGGAATTGATTTTTAACAAACGATCCAAAGCCAAGATCAATAAGGATGTGCAACACAAGGGAAATGCAAAAAACTACATAAAAAATTAAATGACAAATGAAAATATTTATAAAATCATTTTTTTCCTTTGATTCGGTTTCGTTCAACTTTGATGGGACAA from the Prochlorococcus marinus str. NATL2A genome contains:
- a CDS encoding protein adenylyltransferase SelO family protein, with the translated sequence MSSTEAMPKTRTFSEFAKQADYSLMDSLKADPQATDDGDDHLTREVFSGHYVPVTPTAISKPEYVTHSKTLFNELGLSQELALDELFRRLFSGDISVATAPMRPVGWATGYALSIYGTEYTQQCPFGTGNGYGDGRAISVFEGLFNGKRWEMQLKGGGPTPYCRGADGRAVLRSSVREFLAQDYMQSLGVPTSRSLTLYASRSETVRRPWYTKDSNSINPDILVETPAAISTRVAPSFLRVGQIELFARRVRNNEHQDAMKELEMIVKHLIVRNYKKEIDPTLSFSNQVVELANSFRERLTSLVANWMRIGYCQGNFNSDNCAAGGFTLDYGPFGFCELFDPRFQPWTGGGEHFAFFNQQVAAEANYQMFWGALRPLLNGNAESLERLDSIRDGFTTVMNQKMENMWAKKLGLVTYDAPLVNEMLRLMVHTKVDYTIFFRKLSSIPNKLTDLKDSFYLPISEETESKWISWLQRWREQVISKGDQNEISAKMKSINPKYTWREWLITPAYEKAEEGDYGLIKELQAVLDEPYEEQSLEIQKKYDRLKPKKFFGAGGVSHYSCSS
- a CDS encoding DUF3303 domain-containing protein, whose amino-acid sequence is MCCNEFFLVVNATYLIHWQFPDQEAHKKGADVFAQYVESGCESDKFEGFEVINRVVNPEEASGWAIVKASDQKAVWKWCQPWCKGFGNNVEVIPVLTDSEHLAVHKELG
- a CDS encoding photosystem I reaction centre subunit IX PsaJ, whose amino-acid sequence is MFKIFRTKWFRSAPVLATLWLSSTAVILIGVNSYFPDYLFMPMS